The Benincasa hispida cultivar B227 chromosome 11, ASM972705v1, whole genome shotgun sequence genome has a segment encoding these proteins:
- the LOC120089826 gene encoding uncharacterized protein LOC120089826: MGNCFSCSSTPSKTLPIDSKFSFPSPHPASHSDSNRNTGGFASGAIHLGGGLEVCQISSFNKIWAAREGGPENHGATFFEPNSLPEGFFVLTYFCQSNSKALFGFVLAGKNTGSNGEEALKKPVDYTLVWSTESSKIKRDGNGYIWSPTPPDGYRAVGHVVTASPEKPSLDNIRCVRLDMTEECEKEAWIWGPMKSRDENGFNVYSSRPKNRGITEMGVSTGAFIALPASDTANSPSPALFCLKNLNSISAAMPDLSQIDSLFQAYSPIIYFHPKEKYLPSSVNWFFSGGALLYDKSNESNPVPINPDGSNLPQGGSNDGQFWLNLPTDEELKEKLKNGDLQSCKVYLHVKPMIGGIFTDIAIWIFFPFNGPATAKVGIIDIPFTKIGEHIGDWEHITLRMSNFTGELRRAYFAQHSKGEWVDPPSLEFEKGNKVVAYSSLNGHASYSKAGLVLQGGTEIGIRNETAKSGLVLDAGENYSVVAAEYLEGMVVEPPWLNYTREWGPRIEYPIVEEIEKVENLLPGRLKEGFRGFVNKLPDEIRGEEGPTGPKMKNSWNGDEP; the protein is encoded by the coding sequence ATGGGGAACTGCTTTTCTTGTTCTTCAACCCCTTCCAAAACCCTCCCCATCGATTCCAAATTCTCCTTCCCTTCCCCCCATCCGGCCTCGCATTCCGACAGCAACAGAAACACCGGAGGATTTGCTTCCGGCGCCATCCACCTTGGCGGCGGGCTGGAAGTCTGCCAAATTTCGTCCTTCAACAAAATTTGGGCTGCCCGTGAAGGTGGGCCAGAGAATCACGGTGCCACATTCTTCGAACCCAATTCACTTCCCGAAGGATTCTTCGTTTTgacctatttttgtcaatccAATAGTAAAGCTCTGTTCGGATTTGTCCTCGCCGGGAAAAATACCGGGTCCAACGGAGAAGAAGCCTTAAAGAAGCCCGTGGATTATACTTTGGTATGGAGCACCGAGTCATCGAAAATTAAACGAGACGGTAACGGCTACATCTGGTCGCCGACGCCGCCAGACGGATACAGAGCCGTCGGCCACGTCGTCACAGCCTCGCCGGAGAAACCCTCCTTGGACAACATACGGTGTGTTCGATTGGACATGACGGAGGAATGCGAGAAGGAAGCATGGATTTGGGGGCCGATGAAATCAAGAGACGAAAATGGATTTAATGTTTATAGTTCTAGACCCAAAAACAGAGGAATCACAGAGATGGGAGTTTCAACCGGAGCTTTTATAGCTCTGCCGGCATCAGATACAGCGAATTCTCCGTCCCCTGCTCTATTCTGTTTGAAGAATTTGAATTCGATCTCTGCAGCTATGCCGGATTTATCCCAAATTGATTCTTTATTTCAAGCTTATTCTCCAATTATTTACTTTCATCCAAAAGAAAAATACCTTCCGTCGTCGGTAAACTGGTTTTTCTCCGGCGGGGCTTTGTTGTATGATAAATCCAACGAGTCAAATCCGGTTCCCATCAACCCGGATGGGTCGAACCTTCCTCAAGGAGGCTCAAACGATGGACAATTCTGGTTAAATCTTCCCACAGACGAGGAATTAAAAGAGAAATTGAAAAATGGGGATTTACAGAGCTGTAAAGTTTATCTCCATGTAAAGCCGATGATCGGAGGAATTTTCACCGACATAGCGATATGGATCTTCTTCCCCTTCAACGGGCCGGCAACAGCAAAGGTCGGGATAATCGACATTCCATTCACGAAGATTGGTGAACACATCGGCGATTGGGAGCACATTACATTACGGATGAGCAATTTCACCGGCGAGCTCCGGCGAGCTTACTTCGCACAACATAGTAAAGGTGAGTGGGTCGATCCGCCGTCGCTGGAGTTCGAGAAGGGGAACAAAGTGGTGGCATATTCGTCGTTGAACGGCCATGCATCGTACTCGAAAGCGGGGCTGGTGTTGCAGGGCGGAACGGAGATCGGAATTCGGAACGAGACGGCAAAGAGCGGATTGGTGCTTGACGCCGGAGAGAACTACTCTGTAGTTGCGGCGGAGTATTTGGAGGGGATGGTGGTGGAACCGCCGTGGTTGAATTATACTCGAGAATGGGGGCCGAGAATCGAATATCCTATCGTTGAAGAGATCGAAAAAGTGGAAAATTTGCTGCCAGGGAGGTTGAAGGAAGGCTTCAGAGGATTTGTAAACAAATTGCCGGATGAAATTCGTGGAGAAGAAGGCCCAACCGGACCCAAGATGAAGAACAGTTGGAATGGAGATGAAccttaa